One Leisingera sp. M658 genomic window carries:
- a CDS encoding Lrp/AsnC family transcriptional regulator — protein sequence MLDPTDTKLLAALQKNAHLTAQELGEMLNLSPSQAGRRRQRLEAEGYIQGYSARLDPARLGLSVQGFVQVHLGSHGPEQSKGFARLVASQPEITSAWTMTGEADYLLRVYCADLEALNTLIHGILLPHPAVSRVQSQIVMAQLKRDAPLPT from the coding sequence ATGCTGGACCCAACAGATACCAAGCTGCTTGCAGCGCTTCAGAAAAATGCCCATCTCACCGCGCAGGAATTGGGCGAGATGCTCAACCTTTCCCCCAGCCAGGCCGGGCGGCGGCGGCAGCGGCTGGAGGCAGAAGGGTATATCCAAGGGTATTCGGCCCGGCTTGACCCCGCCAGGCTGGGGCTGTCGGTGCAGGGGTTTGTGCAGGTTCATCTGGGCAGTCACGGCCCCGAACAATCCAAGGGGTTCGCCCGGCTGGTGGCCAGCCAGCCGGAAATCACCTCGGCCTGGACGATGACCGGAGAGGCCGATTACCTTCTGCGCGTCTATTGCGCCGATCTGGAGGCGCTGAACACGCTCATCCACGGCATCCTGCTGCCCCATCCCGCTGTTTCCAGGGTCCAGAGCCAGATCGTAATGGCACAATTAAAACGCGATGCGCCACTGCCGACTTAA
- a CDS encoding PAS domain-containing protein, whose product MSIVDRRIETRPTSGEAPFGLNEVFFSRTNDRGIIQAGNYVFRRVGAYTWDELIGAPHKVIRHPDMPKGVFSLFWDTIQRGEFMGAYVKNKSKDGLYYWVFAVVVPCQDGYLSARIKPSSALFAEVRNLYATMLKRETEEDVTPEDSAQYLLDWLNGQGYENYHQFAAHALSQELISRDKGLNQPPHARIQELTGMLRNAETLVEETEGLITDFDAMHTIPHNLRVLASRIEPSGGPVTVLSQNYGSMSREMSDWFGAHVMGENSNFAKIKASVNSSLFVEGMARILVECDNQLQKERRDLGEADMETERGILGDLVKDQVKRSQDGMKEVDEEAARITSACQIMHRHFLGLSSTRVLLKIESARLTDSGETLADIIDQLGGFQERISRRLDRIGKLSEEIRLLEQ is encoded by the coding sequence GTGTCTATTGTTGACCGCCGAATTGAAACGCGTCCGACCAGCGGCGAAGCGCCGTTTGGCCTCAATGAGGTGTTCTTTTCCAGGACCAACGACCGCGGTATAATCCAAGCCGGTAACTATGTGTTCCGCCGGGTTGGCGCCTACACTTGGGACGAGCTGATCGGCGCCCCGCACAAGGTGATCCGCCATCCGGACATGCCCAAGGGGGTGTTCTCACTGTTCTGGGACACCATCCAGCGCGGCGAATTCATGGGTGCCTACGTCAAGAACAAGTCCAAGGACGGGCTGTATTATTGGGTATTTGCCGTGGTGGTGCCCTGCCAGGACGGCTATCTTTCCGCCCGCATCAAGCCAAGCAGCGCCTTGTTTGCCGAGGTGCGCAATCTCTATGCGACAATGCTCAAGCGGGAGACCGAAGAGGACGTCACCCCGGAGGACAGCGCGCAATATCTGCTCGATTGGCTGAACGGCCAGGGCTACGAGAACTACCACCAGTTTGCCGCTCACGCGCTGAGCCAGGAACTGATCTCGCGCGATAAGGGCCTGAACCAGCCGCCCCACGCCCGGATCCAAGAGCTGACGGGCATGCTGCGCAACGCTGAAACCCTGGTGGAAGAAACCGAAGGGCTGATCACAGATTTCGACGCAATGCACACGATCCCGCATAACCTGCGGGTGCTGGCGTCGCGGATTGAACCTTCGGGCGGCCCGGTCACGGTGCTGTCGCAGAACTACGGGTCCATGTCACGCGAGATGTCGGATTGGTTCGGCGCCCATGTGATGGGCGAGAACAGCAATTTCGCCAAAATCAAGGCTTCGGTGAACAGCAGCCTGTTTGTCGAGGGCATGGCGCGTATTCTGGTCGAATGCGACAATCAGCTGCAAAAGGAACGCCGCGACCTGGGTGAGGCCGATATGGAAACCGAACGCGGGATCCTGGGCGACCTGGTAAAAGACCAGGTCAAGCGTTCGCAGGACGGCATGAAAGAGGTGGATGAAGAAGCCGCGCGCATCACCAGCGCCTGCCAGATCATGCACCGGCATTTTCTTGGTCTCAGCTCCACCCGGGTGCTGCTTAAGATCGAAAGTGCACGGCTGACCGATTCCGGCGAAACACTGGCTGATATCATTGATCAGCTGGGCGGCTTCCAGGAACGGATTTCGCGGCGGCTGGACCGGATCGGCAAGCTGAGTGAAGAGATTCGCCTGCTCGAACAATAG
- a CDS encoding cation:proton antiporter, protein MEEFFYQATIYLGAAVIAVPLAARLGLGSVLGYLAAGIAIGPIFGLTGTETEDLRHFAEFGVVMMLFLIGLELEPRALWAMRDKLIGLGGMQVTASTAVLMGAAMAAGEPWHVSLAVGLALSLSSTAIVLQTLSEKGLMRTGGGRSAFSVLLTQDIAVIPILAFLPLLGSYAIPQFASDGSIIRDGADGHGGGHGSLSLVDGLPGWAVALVTLAAIAFIILAGIYLTRPLFRFIHASNLREMYTALALMIVVSISFLMTLVGLSPALGAFLAGVVLANSEFRHEMESDLNPFKGLLLGLFFITVGAGINYRQFLADPGDLIGLALLVIFAKGAVLFAVGRAFGLRRRRLWLFTLSLAQAGEFGFVLLAFSTQLNVIPAALSEKLLLVIALSMLITPLLFIAYDLLSKRMGDARQEHEPDEIDEEGPVIIAGIGRFGQIVNRLVQASGFKTVVLDHDMEAVQLMRRFGVKSFLGDPTRPELLKAAGIAKAKVFVVALDDPEGVVKMVTYVRRAYPELHIIARAKDRNHVYELYKAGADDIVREMFDSSVRAGRYVLENVGLSEYEAAQAAQTFYAHDRANLRDLAQHWIPGVPASQNPAYIDRARELEKAIESAIFEMAERKRKKSTKAAE, encoded by the coding sequence ATGGAAGAGTTTTTTTACCAAGCAACCATTTATCTGGGCGCCGCAGTCATTGCGGTGCCTCTGGCTGCGCGCCTTGGGCTTGGCTCGGTTCTGGGGTACCTGGCCGCGGGCATTGCCATCGGCCCGATCTTTGGCCTGACCGGCACCGAAACCGAGGATTTGCGCCACTTCGCCGAGTTCGGCGTGGTGATGATGCTGTTTCTGATCGGGCTGGAGCTGGAACCGCGCGCCCTCTGGGCCATGCGGGATAAGCTGATCGGCTTAGGCGGCATGCAGGTCACGGCCTCAACCGCTGTTCTGATGGGCGCAGCCATGGCCGCGGGCGAACCCTGGCATGTCAGCCTGGCGGTCGGGCTGGCGCTGTCGCTGTCTTCCACGGCGATTGTTCTGCAGACGCTGTCGGAAAAGGGGCTGATGCGCACCGGCGGCGGCCGTTCTGCGTTTTCGGTGCTGCTGACCCAGGATATCGCGGTGATCCCGATCCTCGCTTTCCTGCCGCTGCTGGGCAGCTATGCGATCCCCCAGTTTGCCTCCGATGGCTCCATCATCCGGGATGGCGCAGACGGCCATGGCGGCGGTCACGGGTCGCTGTCGCTGGTGGATGGTTTGCCCGGCTGGGCGGTGGCGCTGGTCACCCTGGCCGCCATCGCCTTTATCATCCTGGCGGGTATTTACCTGACGCGGCCGCTGTTCCGGTTCATTCACGCCTCCAACCTGCGTGAAATGTACACAGCCCTGGCGCTGATGATTGTGGTTAGCATCTCCTTCCTGATGACACTGGTCGGCCTGTCCCCGGCGCTTGGCGCTTTTCTGGCCGGGGTGGTGCTGGCCAACTCCGAATTCCGGCACGAGATGGAAAGCGACCTTAACCCCTTCAAGGGGCTGCTTTTGGGGCTGTTCTTCATCACCGTCGGCGCCGGCATCAACTATCGCCAGTTTCTGGCCGACCCTGGCGATCTGATCGGTCTGGCGCTCTTGGTGATCTTTGCCAAGGGGGCGGTGCTGTTTGCCGTCGGCCGTGCCTTTGGCCTGCGCCGCCGCCGCTTGTGGCTGTTCACCCTCAGCCTGGCCCAGGCCGGCGAGTTCGGCTTTGTGCTGCTGGCTTTTTCCACCCAGCTGAACGTGATTCCGGCGGCGCTTTCAGAAAAGCTTTTGCTGGTGATTGCCTTGTCGATGCTGATCACCCCGCTGTTGTTCATCGCTTATGACCTTTTGTCAAAACGCATGGGTGACGCCCGGCAGGAGCATGAACCCGACGAGATTGACGAGGAAGGGCCGGTGATCATCGCGGGCATCGGCCGTTTCGGCCAGATCGTCAACCGGCTGGTGCAGGCCAGCGGTTTCAAAACCGTGGTGCTGGACCATGATATGGAGGCGGTGCAGCTGATGCGCCGTTTCGGGGTCAAAAGCTTCCTTGGCGACCCGACCCGGCCGGAACTGCTGAAAGCCGCCGGCATTGCCAAGGCCAAGGTTTTTGTGGTGGCGCTGGATGACCCGGAAGGCGTGGTCAAGATGGTGACCTATGTGCGCCGGGCCTATCCGGAGCTGCACATCATCGCCCGCGCCAAGGACCGCAACCATGTTTATGAGCTGTACAAAGCCGGCGCTGATGACATCGTGCGCGAGATGTTCGACAGCTCGGTGCGTGCAGGCCGCTATGTGCTGGAGAACGTCGGCCTAAGCGAATATGAGGCCGCGCAGGCGGCGCAGACCTTTTATGCGCATGACCGTGCCAACCTGCGCGACCTTGCCCAGCACTGGATCCCTGGCGTGCCCGCCAGCCAGAACCCGGCCTATATAGACCGCGCCCGGGAGCTGGAGAAAGCCATCGAAAGCGCAATTTTTGAGATGGCCGAACGCAAACGAAAAAAGTCCACCAAAGCCGCCGAATGA
- the cobT gene encoding nicotinate-nucleotide--dimethylbenzimidazole phosphoribosyltransferase — MLPQLSSLDDFRAALASAPAQDQAALDGAAARNTQLTKPPGALGRLEELAIWYGGWRGSDRPEITAPQVIVFAGNHGVTAQGVSAFPPEVTAQMVINFEHGGAAINQLARLAGARMDVHALELERPTADFTQGPAMNQIDLLAALQTGWEAVDPSADLLVVGEMGIGNTTPAAALACALFGGEAADWTGRGTGVDEAGLANKIRVVAEGVALHQGRVNDGLDALACLGGREIAAMAGAIAAARVLHIPVILDGFICCAAAACLMQTADGALDHAVAGHQSAEGAHPALLAKLGKQPLLSLGLRLGEASGAALAIQVLKGAVACHSGMATFAEAGVTDG, encoded by the coding sequence ATGCTGCCACAGCTTTCCTCTCTTGATGATTTTCGCGCCGCACTGGCCAGTGCGCCCGCGCAGGACCAGGCCGCATTGGACGGTGCGGCTGCGCGCAACACCCAGCTGACCAAGCCGCCCGGTGCCTTGGGCCGGTTGGAGGAGCTGGCCATCTGGTACGGCGGCTGGCGCGGCAGCGATAGGCCGGAAATCACCGCACCGCAGGTGATCGTCTTTGCCGGTAACCACGGCGTGACGGCACAGGGCGTCTCGGCCTTTCCGCCGGAAGTCACCGCCCAGATGGTGATCAACTTCGAACACGGCGGCGCGGCCATCAACCAGCTGGCCAGGCTGGCCGGCGCCCGCATGGACGTGCATGCGCTGGAGCTGGAGCGCCCGACCGCCGATTTTACCCAAGGGCCCGCGATGAACCAGATTGACCTGCTGGCTGCGCTGCAAACCGGCTGGGAGGCGGTGGACCCAAGCGCTGACCTGCTGGTGGTCGGCGAAATGGGCATCGGCAATACCACCCCTGCCGCCGCCCTGGCCTGTGCGCTGTTCGGCGGCGAGGCGGCGGATTGGACCGGGCGCGGCACCGGTGTGGATGAGGCGGGGCTTGCGAATAAAATCCGCGTGGTGGCCGAAGGCGTTGCACTGCATCAGGGCAGGGTCAACGATGGGCTGGATGCGCTGGCCTGCCTGGGCGGACGCGAAATTGCTGCCATGGCGGGCGCCATTGCTGCCGCGCGCGTGCTGCATATCCCGGTGATCCTGGACGGATTTATCTGCTGCGCTGCAGCGGCCTGCCTGATGCAAACCGCAGACGGTGCGCTGGACCACGCAGTGGCCGGCCATCAAAGCGCCGAGGGGGCGCATCCGGCGCTGCTGGCGAAGCTGGGCAAGCAGCCGCTGTTGTCGCTGGGCCTGCGTCTGGGCGAGGCCTCCGGCGCGGCGCTGGCGATCCAAGTGCTGAAAGGCGCCGTCGCCTGCCACAGCGGCATGGCGACCTTTGCCGAGGCGGGGGTGACGGACGGCTGA
- the cobS gene encoding adenosylcobinamide-GDP ribazoletransferase has product MRKNDIQANDILLALVLLTRLPLPHLPATAFQRQAKAVWAFPLAGLAVSLPAALVASFALHMNLPAAVAAGLALAVQVMLSGAMHEDGLADTADGLWGGFTRDRRLEIMKDSRIGAYGVIALILGFGLRWSALAALIAAAGAWPLLALAMLSRAVMPALMLALPNARAAGLSQTVGRPRALPCFLAALLAIVLSLPLIGAAAWPAALAMGASALGLGALAKARIGGQTGDILGAAQQIAEIAGLLTLLALCS; this is encoded by the coding sequence ATGCGAAAAAACGACATCCAGGCAAATGACATCCTGCTGGCGCTGGTTCTGCTGACCCGGCTGCCCTTGCCCCATCTGCCTGCGACGGCTTTTCAGCGGCAGGCCAAGGCGGTCTGGGCGTTTCCGCTGGCCGGGCTTGCCGTCAGCCTGCCGGCGGCGTTGGTTGCATCTTTTGCATTGCACATGAACCTGCCCGCCGCGGTCGCCGCGGGACTGGCGCTGGCGGTTCAGGTGATGCTGTCAGGCGCCATGCATGAGGACGGGCTGGCCGATACTGCCGACGGGCTGTGGGGCGGGTTCACCCGGGACCGGCGGCTGGAGATTATGAAGGACAGCCGCATCGGCGCCTATGGCGTGATTGCCCTGATCCTTGGGTTCGGCCTGCGCTGGAGCGCCCTGGCGGCGCTGATCGCCGCAGCAGGCGCCTGGCCGCTGCTGGCCTTGGCAATGCTGAGCCGGGCAGTAATGCCGGCGCTGATGCTGGCACTGCCAAACGCGCGCGCCGCCGGACTGTCGCAAACCGTGGGCCGTCCCCGCGCCCTGCCCTGTTTTCTGGCAGCCCTGCTGGCCATTGTCCTGTCGCTGCCGCTGATTGGCGCTGCGGCGTGGCCTGCGGCCTTGGCCATGGGTGCGTCTGCCCTGGGTTTGGGGGCGCTGGCCAAGGCCAGGATCGGCGGCCAGACCGGGGACATTCTGGGGGCAGCCCAGCAAATCGCCGAGATTGCCGGCCTGCTCACGCTTCTCGCACTCTGCAGCTGA
- a CDS encoding CarD family transcriptional regulator, with the protein MTKSKKLEFRPNEYVVYPAHGVGQIISIEEQEVAGFALELFVITFEKDKMTLRVPTNKATEVGMRSLSSPDVIAQAMKTLKGKAKVKRAMWSRRAQEYEQKINSGDLISIAEVVRDLHRTDDQREQSYSERQLYEAALERLTREVAAVSGNDEIAAAKQVDEVLTSRVAA; encoded by the coding sequence ATGACCAAATCGAAGAAGCTCGAATTCCGCCCTAATGAGTATGTTGTCTACCCGGCGCATGGCGTGGGCCAGATCATCTCGATCGAGGAGCAGGAAGTGGCCGGCTTTGCGCTGGAGCTTTTCGTGATCACCTTTGAAAAAGACAAGATGACCCTGCGGGTGCCGACCAACAAGGCAACCGAGGTGGGGATGCGCTCGCTCAGCTCGCCGGACGTGATTGCCCAAGCGATGAAAACGCTGAAGGGCAAGGCCAAGGTCAAACGCGCCATGTGGTCGCGCCGCGCCCAGGAATATGAGCAAAAGATCAACTCCGGCGACCTGATCTCGATCGCCGAAGTGGTGCGCGACCTGCATCGCACCGACGACCAGCGCGAACAAAGCTACTCCGAGCGCCAGTTGTATGAGGCAGCCCTTGAGCGCCTGACCCGCGAAGTTGCAGCAGTATCCGGCAACGACGAGATTGCGGCCGCCAAGCAGGTGGATGAGGTTCTGACCTCCCGCGTTGCAGCATAA
- the fdxA gene encoding ferredoxin FdxA, whose amino-acid sequence MTYVVTENCIACKYTDCVEVCPVDCFYEGENTLVIHPDECIDCGVCEPECPADAIRPDTEPDMDKWVEFNRKYSELWPVIVSKKDPMPGYEERDGEEGKMEKYFSEAPGEGG is encoded by the coding sequence ATGACCTATGTCGTGACGGAAAACTGCATCGCCTGCAAATACACCGACTGTGTCGAGGTATGCCCGGTGGATTGCTTTTACGAGGGCGAGAACACCTTGGTGATCCACCCCGACGAATGCATCGATTGCGGCGTTTGCGAACCGGAATGCCCAGCAGATGCAATCCGCCCGGATACCGAGCCGGACATGGACAAATGGGTCGAGTTCAACCGCAAATACTCTGAACTGTGGCCGGTCATCGTCTCCAAGAAAGACCCGATGCCGGGCTACGAGGAACGCGACGGCGAAGAGGGCAAGATGGAGAAGTATTTCTCCGAAGCGCCCGGCGAAGGCGGCTGA
- a CDS encoding RNA-binding S4 domain-containing protein: MTEGAPKIRIDKWLWHARFFKTRSLAAKQVSAGHVRLNGTKTLKPAQNVTPGDVLTFAQAKVIRVVRVEAIGERRGPAPEAQALYFDMTEKQEKIPANPRFEGKGRPDKKARRALDLTRKQDTL; encoded by the coding sequence ATGACCGAGGGCGCGCCCAAGATCCGCATCGACAAGTGGCTATGGCATGCGCGGTTTTTCAAAACCCGCAGCCTGGCTGCAAAACAGGTCAGCGCGGGCCATGTGCGTCTCAACGGCACCAAGACCTTGAAACCGGCTCAGAACGTCACCCCGGGTGACGTTCTGACCTTTGCCCAGGCCAAAGTGATCCGCGTGGTGCGGGTCGAGGCCATCGGCGAACGCCGCGGCCCCGCGCCCGAAGCCCAGGCACTGTACTTCGATATGACGGAAAAGCAGGAAAAAATTCCGGCCAATCCCAGGTTCGAAGGAAAAGGCCGGCCGGACAAAAAAGCCCGCAGAGCGCTTGATCTTACTCGCAAGCAGGATACCCTTTGA
- a CDS encoding helicase-related protein yields MASASRIVAVLGPTNTGKTHYAIERMLGYRTGVMGFPLRLLAREVYDKVVAARGPSVVALVTGEERIVPPRAKYWICTVEAMPEGMGCDFLAIDEIQLCADPERGHVFTNRLLRARGTLETLFLGADTMRGPISALVPGVEFHRRERLSDLVYAGSKKISRMPPRTAIVGFSVDNVYAIAELIRRQKGGAAVVMGALSPRTRNAQVELYQNGEVDYLVATDAIGMGLNLDIDHVAFSSTRKFDGRRMRELAPNELAQIAGRAGRGMSHGTFGVTGDARPLDEGTASAIMNHQFTPLKKLNWRSADLQFGTVEALIHSLESSPSDENLIKAREADDLGALKMLSRESAVISRTTNAQSVKLLWDICRIPDFRGISHAEHASLLGVIFEHLQGGGVVPDDWMARQIKRIDRTDGNIDTLSKRLAFIRTWTYVAQRNGWLRDESHWRGETRAVEDRLSDALHERLTQRFVDRRTSVLLRRLKQKEALLAEVNDKGEVTVEGEFVGRLEGFRFSPDKSAQGAEAKALKAASLQALAPQFHLRADRFYNAPDTEIDYTEQGGLMWGEHAVGKLVAGADALTPQIEVFVDESAGPDVAQKVERRLLHFITRKINALFEPLLALQKDEELTGLARGFAFRMVENLGVLPRASIAQEVKDLDQDARGALRKHGIRFGQFTIFMPLLLKPAPTRLRLVLWSLANGLQDFPESPPPGLVTVPSAKDAPDGYDTMSGYRAAGERMIRIDMLERLADMLRGEDSRGGFEAKADMLSITGMTLEQFADLMQGLGYKAEKGERQKVKPVAAEAEAKPAEDAEAKPAEAAGDAAPATEEPAVEAADAAPAEDAAAEAPAAEAEASPAEDTAPAQDTAPAEDSAEAKPEAAAEADAAAEPEMEVFFTFTWGGNRGGRQGGQRQQNRRPQGDGKPAGKGKPRGAKGGDREGGPRGKPGRKGGPRQDQGAKTYSARPARKEKQIDPDNPFAAALMGLKQGD; encoded by the coding sequence ATGGCAAGCGCATCGCGGATCGTGGCCGTTCTGGGCCCGACCAATACCGGCAAAACCCATTACGCCATTGAACGGATGCTGGGCTACCGCACCGGCGTCATGGGCTTTCCGCTGCGGCTTCTGGCGCGCGAGGTCTATGACAAGGTGGTGGCGGCGCGCGGGCCGTCGGTGGTGGCGCTGGTCACCGGCGAGGAACGCATCGTGCCGCCGCGCGCGAAATACTGGATCTGCACGGTGGAGGCGATGCCCGAGGGCATGGGCTGCGACTTCCTGGCGATCGACGAGATTCAGCTTTGTGCCGATCCCGAGCGCGGCCATGTCTTTACCAACCGCCTGCTGCGCGCCCGCGGCACGCTGGAGACACTTTTCCTGGGCGCCGACACCATGCGGGGGCCGATTTCGGCGCTGGTGCCCGGGGTGGAGTTCCACCGCCGCGAGCGGCTGTCGGATCTTGTCTATGCAGGTTCGAAAAAGATAAGCCGGATGCCGCCGCGCACTGCAATTGTCGGGTTTTCGGTTGATAATGTCTATGCGATTGCCGAGCTGATCCGCCGCCAGAAGGGCGGCGCGGCGGTGGTGATGGGGGCGCTTAGCCCCCGCACACGCAATGCCCAGGTGGAGCTGTATCAGAACGGCGAGGTGGATTACCTGGTCGCCACTGATGCCATCGGCATGGGGCTGAACCTGGATATCGACCATGTGGCGTTTTCTTCGACCCGCAAATTCGACGGCCGCCGGATGCGCGAGCTGGCCCCGAATGAGCTGGCGCAGATCGCCGGCCGTGCAGGCCGCGGGATGAGCCATGGCACCTTTGGTGTGACCGGCGATGCGCGGCCCCTGGACGAGGGCACGGCGTCTGCGATCATGAACCACCAGTTCACGCCGCTGAAAAAGCTGAACTGGCGGTCTGCGGATCTGCAGTTCGGCACGGTTGAGGCGCTGATCCACTCGCTCGAATCAAGCCCTTCGGACGAAAACCTGATCAAAGCGCGCGAGGCGGATGACCTGGGCGCGCTGAAAATGCTGTCGCGCGAATCCGCCGTGATCTCGCGCACCACCAACGCGCAATCGGTGAAACTGTTGTGGGATATCTGCCGGATTCCCGATTTCCGCGGCATCTCCCACGCCGAACATGCCTCGCTTCTGGGGGTGATTTTTGAACATCTGCAGGGCGGCGGCGTGGTGCCGGACGACTGGATGGCCCGCCAGATAAAGCGAATTGACCGCACCGACGGCAACATCGACACATTGTCCAAGCGGCTGGCATTTATCCGCACGTGGACTTATGTCGCGCAAAGGAATGGCTGGCTGCGTGACGAAAGCCATTGGCGCGGAGAGACGCGCGCTGTAGAAGACAGGTTGTCAGATGCTCTGCACGAGCGCTTGACGCAAAGATTTGTGGACCGGCGCACGTCTGTGCTGCTGCGCCGGCTCAAACAGAAGGAGGCCCTTTTGGCCGAAGTGAATGACAAGGGTGAAGTGACGGTTGAAGGCGAATTCGTCGGCCGTCTCGAGGGGTTCCGGTTCAGCCCGGACAAAAGCGCGCAGGGTGCCGAGGCCAAGGCCTTGAAGGCGGCCTCGCTGCAGGCGCTGGCGCCGCAATTCCATCTGCGTGCGGACCGGTTCTATAACGCGCCCGATACCGAGATCGATTACACCGAACAGGGCGGCCTGATGTGGGGCGAACATGCGGTGGGCAAACTGGTTGCCGGCGCCGACGCGCTGACCCCGCAGATCGAGGTCTTTGTGGACGAGTCCGCCGGACCGGATGTCGCCCAGAAGGTGGAACGCCGCCTGCTGCATTTCATCACCCGCAAGATCAACGCGCTGTTTGAGCCGCTGCTGGCCTTGCAAAAGGACGAAGAGCTGACCGGCTTGGCCCGTGGTTTTGCGTTCCGCATGGTCGAAAACCTTGGCGTGCTGCCGCGTGCAAGCATCGCGCAAGAGGTGAAGGACCTGGACCAGGACGCCCGCGGCGCGCTGCGCAAGCATGGCATCCGTTTCGGCCAGTTCACCATTTTCATGCCGCTCTTGCTGAAGCCCGCGCCGACCCGTCTGCGGCTGGTGCTGTGGTCGCTGGCCAACGGTCTGCAGGATTTCCCCGAATCGCCGCCTCCCGGTCTGGTCACGGTGCCCTCCGCCAAGGACGCGCCCGACGGCTATGACACCATGTCCGGCTACCGCGCGGCGGGTGAACGGATGATCCGCATCGACATGCTGGAACGCCTGGCCGACATGCTGCGCGGCGAAGACAGCCGCGGCGGCTTTGAAGCCAAGGCTGACATGCTGTCGATCACCGGCATGACGCTGGAGCAGTTCGCCGACCTGATGCAGGGTCTGGGTTACAAGGCCGAAAAGGGCGAGCGCCAGAAGGTGAAGCCGGTTGCGGCGGAAGCGGAAGCGAAACCTGCTGAAGATGCAGAAGCCAAGCCTGCTGAAGCAGCTGGTGACGCGGCACCTGCAACGGAAGAGCCGGCTGTTGAAGCTGCGGATGCAGCACCCGCTGAAGACGCCGCTGCCGAAGCTCCCGCCGCTGAGGCCGAGGCCTCACCTGCTGAAGACACGGCACCTGCACAAGACACGGCACCTGCGGAAGATAGTGCAGAAGCCAAGCCCGAAGCGGCTGCTGAAGCGGATGCTGCTGCCGAACCGGAAATGGAAGTCTTCTTCACTTTCACCTGGGGCGGCAACCGGGGCGGACGCCAGGGCGGCCAGCGCCAGCAGAACCGCCGTCCGCAGGGCGACGGCAAGCCGGCAGGCAAGGGCAAACCGCGCGGCGCCAAAGGCGGCGACCGCGAAGGCGGCCCGCGCGGCAAACCGGGCCGCAAGGGCGGTCCGCGTCAGGATCAGGGCGCCAAGACCTATTCCGCGCGCCCTGCCAGGAAGGAAAAGCAGATCGACCCCGACAACCCCTTTGCCGCCGCGCTGATGGGGCTGAAACAGGGCGACTGA
- a CDS encoding tetratricopeptide repeat protein, with protein MLANLPKLKAIVAATAVTVTYSLPGAGAAQQHSADALLQDLAVSELSEAAAIDRELQALWAKSGSPAMDLLLRRGTDALERGDLQQAAEHLTALTDHAPEFARGWYERARVYFALGLYGPSVADLERALALNPMDYNAIYALGALFEQFRNPERAYQAYQRAKAIHPHHEDVSSALERLAPLAEGREL; from the coding sequence ATGCTGGCAAATCTCCCAAAGCTCAAAGCTATCGTGGCGGCAACGGCAGTCACAGTCACGTATTCCTTGCCTGGGGCCGGCGCGGCACAGCAGCATTCCGCCGATGCGCTGCTGCAGGATCTGGCCGTGTCGGAACTCTCCGAGGCTGCGGCCATCGACCGCGAGCTGCAGGCGCTTTGGGCCAAAAGCGGCTCGCCTGCGATGGATCTGCTGCTGCGGCGCGGCACCGACGCGCTGGAGCGCGGCGATTTGCAGCAGGCAGCGGAACATCTGACCGCGCTGACCGATCATGCGCCGGAATTTGCCCGCGGCTGGTACGAACGGGCCCGCGTCTATTTCGCGCTGGGGCTTTACGGGCCTTCGGTGGCGGATCTGGAACGCGCGCTGGCGCTGAACCCGATGGATTACAACGCGATCTACGCGCTGGGCGCCCTGTTCGAGCAATTCCGCAATCCTGAACGCGCCTATCAGGCCTATCAGCGGGCCAAGGCTATACATCCGCACCACGAGGACGTAAGCAGCGCCCTCGAACGATTGGCGCCCTTGGCCGAGGGCCGGGAACTGTAA
- a CDS encoding SCP2 sterol-binding domain-containing protein — translation MSDTLAQAAETLNSKLDAGEFDASAKFEIEGLGSIVLDGAGARVSDEDTDVTMKADADTFQSILEGDLNPTAAFMSGKLTIDGDMGTAMKLASALS, via the coding sequence ATGAGCGATACCCTGGCACAAGCGGCAGAGACCCTGAACAGCAAACTGGACGCAGGCGAATTTGACGCCTCCGCAAAATTCGAGATTGAGGGGCTGGGCTCCATCGTGCTTGACGGCGCAGGCGCCCGCGTCAGCGACGAAGACACCGATGTCACCATGAAAGCCGACGCCGACACGTTCCAGTCGATCCTTGAGGGTGACCTTAACCCCACCGCTGCCTTCATGTCCGGCAAGCTGACCATCGATGGTGACATGGGCACCGCGATGAAGCTGGCCTCGGCCCTGTCCTGA